Within the Bacteroidota bacterium genome, the region TTGCAAAATTTGGAGCAGATGTAATTACAGGAGAAGTTCCCTTTGTTGTTAATTTTTACGATTCTTCAACAATTGCTTTTAATGCAATTTCTCAATACTTTTGGGATTTTGGAGATGGAAATTCTTCAATTGTTCAAAGCCCGATTTACACTTATCAAAATGTTGGAAATTATGATGTGATGCTAAAAGTAATTTCTGAACTCGGATGTGCTGATTCACTTACAAAAATAGCTTTCATAAATGCTAAAGTAAACGGAATTACAGAAATAGAAAATTCTGAAATATTGATTTATCCAAATCCATCAAATGAAAAAATTTACATCAAATCAGAAATAAAAATGCAATCCATTAATTTATATAATTCCTTAGGAAAGTTAATTTTAGAAACTCAGGATTTAAACGCAAAAGAATTTGAATTGAAAAAGCAAATCAAGGGAATTTATTTTTTAAAAATTGGACTAATTGATGGAAATAAAATTATAGAAAAAATTGTTTTCGAATAAATAAAAATTATAATTATGAAAAAGAAAAAATTAATATTGATAGCATTGCTAATAAGCATGTTTTTTATAAACAAGCCAGCAAAGTCAAGAATAATGGGTTCAGACTTGACTTGGACATGCATAGGTCAGGACAGTTTTTTAGTAAAATTAACGCTTTACAGAGATTGTAACGGTGTTCAATTACCTAATACTGTCAGTATTCCAATAAAATGCAAAGCAACTAACCAATTAATTACAACTCTTACGATTGCCAAGCCCACACCTACAGACATTACACCTGTCTGTAATTCATCTTGTACAAGATGTCAGTCATCATCCTGTTCATTTCCTTATGGAATTGAACAATACACATTTCAAAAGCTTGCTGTTTTGAGCAGTGCAGGGAGTTGTTGTGAACTAATTATGAGTTTTCAAATGTGTTGTCGCAACTCAAGCATAACAACAGGTGCCGCAAACAA harbors:
- a CDS encoding PKD domain-containing protein, which gives rise to NSVEYKHGNNDLSNQGFWIKAETQDPVCSTKYDSIFVQIGDIPIAKFGADVITGEVPFVVNFYDSSTIAFNAISQYFWDFGDGNSSIVQSPIYTYQNVGNYDVMLKVISELGCADSLTKIAFINAKVNGITEIENSEILIYPNPSNEKIYIKSEIKMQSINLYNSLGKLILETQDLNAKEFELKKQIKGIYFLKIGLIDGNKIIEKIVFE